The proteins below are encoded in one region of Haladaptatus sp. R4:
- a CDS encoding inorganic phosphate transporter — translation MVGVGQLGIIGIGAVASFFMAWTVGAGWTPYAPGVGARRMTVMRAAFFTGLFGILGAVVQGQNVTEAISAGLINGVTLSPVAAVIALVVAAGLVAIGIFAGYPLATAFTATGAVIGVGLALGGAPAYAKYQQILLLWVLTPVFCGGIAYGLARLIRRDDVPDEYSIPLFGVLVGLILANSPFTFLAPESGGASVAAVAAESLPVPSFVGLVAATLFVALVFGAILLIEVRTDVKTGQRHLLFGIGALVSFSAGGSQVGLAVGPLAPMTIPIGLSLAVVLLFGGIGVMLGAWMGAPRMIKALARDFSSLGPRRATAALIPAFAIAQTAVLFGIPVSFNEIVVSAIIGSGYAAGAGRVSKKKMFYTVLGWVVSLLLSFVLAYGAFVGVGLI, via the coding sequence ATGGTTGGGGTGGGGCAGTTGGGAATCATCGGTATCGGCGCAGTGGCGAGTTTCTTCATGGCGTGGACGGTCGGCGCGGGGTGGACGCCGTACGCGCCCGGCGTCGGCGCTCGTCGGATGACGGTCATGCGAGCGGCCTTCTTCACCGGTTTGTTCGGGATTCTGGGCGCGGTGGTTCAGGGACAGAACGTCACGGAAGCGATTTCCGCCGGACTCATCAACGGCGTGACGCTCTCGCCGGTCGCGGCCGTCATCGCGCTCGTCGTCGCCGCCGGACTCGTCGCGATCGGAATCTTCGCGGGCTATCCGCTCGCCACGGCCTTTACCGCGACTGGTGCGGTCATCGGCGTCGGGTTGGCGCTCGGCGGCGCACCGGCGTACGCGAAGTATCAGCAAATCCTGCTCCTGTGGGTGCTGACACCGGTCTTCTGCGGCGGAATCGCGTATGGACTCGCCCGCCTGATCCGGCGTGACGACGTACCGGACGAGTACTCGATTCCGCTGTTCGGGGTCCTCGTCGGCCTCATCCTCGCCAACTCGCCGTTCACCTTCCTCGCGCCGGAATCGGGGGGCGCGTCGGTCGCCGCGGTGGCGGCCGAAAGCCTCCCCGTTCCGTCGTTCGTCGGTCTCGTCGCGGCGACCCTGTTCGTCGCGCTCGTCTTCGGCGCGATACTCCTGATCGAGGTGCGTACCGACGTCAAGACGGGACAGCGACACCTGCTGTTCGGCATCGGTGCGCTCGTCTCGTTCTCGGCAGGCGGGAGTCAAGTCGGTCTCGCCGTCGGGCCGCTCGCTCCGATGACGATTCCGATAGGACTCTCGCTCGCCGTCGTCCTGCTGTTCGGCGGTATCGGCGTCATGCTCGGCGCGTGGATGGGTGCGCCGCGGATGATCAAGGCGCTCGCGCGGGACTTCTCGTCGCTCGGGCCGCGACGGGCGACCGCCGCGCTGATCCCGGCGTTCGCCATCGCGCAGACGGCGGTACTGTTCGGCATACCCGTCTCGTTCAACGAAATCGTCGTCAGTGCCATCATCGGGAGCGGTTACGCGGCGGGGGCCGGACGCGTCAGCAAGAAGAAGATGTTCTACACCGTCCTCGGGTGGGTCGTCTCGTTGCTCCTCTCGTTCGTGTTGGCCTACGGCGCGTTCGTCGGCGTCGGACTGATTTAG
- a CDS encoding DUF5828 family protein, whose product MEESVAGFKETGDWVTIVEHGERITTALEAESVEGDSFDDWNEWRPKAHERLREDVKEKTAEQASASRGEGEKAGKTPTEDVKTAREELGDTVSELAEGDIDDAVDEGQDTIEYATRAADTVGRKALRTVEETVYKHVMTQVSPVYFDNELVSANVERDRNGNEYSFEVNINDDDLKGRVGDRLKEYEDVDRWRGETEKRTDSAEAAEGMDPVE is encoded by the coding sequence ATGGAGGAGAGCGTTGCTGGCTTCAAGGAGACGGGGGACTGGGTGACCATCGTCGAACACGGCGAGAGAATCACGACGGCGCTCGAAGCGGAATCCGTCGAAGGCGACTCGTTCGACGACTGGAACGAGTGGCGGCCGAAAGCACACGAGCGACTGAGAGAGGACGTCAAAGAGAAGACTGCGGAGCAGGCGAGCGCGTCACGCGGGGAGGGGGAAAAGGCAGGGAAGACGCCGACGGAGGACGTGAAGACGGCGCGGGAGGAACTCGGAGACACGGTGTCGGAACTCGCCGAGGGCGACATCGACGACGCGGTCGATGAGGGGCAGGACACCATCGAATATGCGACGCGCGCGGCCGATACGGTCGGGCGGAAAGCGCTTCGAACCGTCGAGGAAACGGTGTACAAACACGTCATGACGCAGGTGTCGCCGGTGTACTTCGACAACGAACTCGTCAGCGCGAACGTCGAACGCGATCGGAACGGAAACGAGTACTCCTTCGAGGTGAACATCAACGACGACGACCTCAAGGGTCGCGTCGGCGACCGACTGAAGGAGTACGAGGACGTCGACCGCTGGCGCGGCGAGACCGAAAAGCGGACCGATTCCGCCGAGGCCGCCGAGGGGATGGACCCGGTGGAGTGA
- a CDS encoding universal stress protein — MYDRILIPIDGSDAAENAIPYALDLAKTYDASLYTVSVVDAEDADDEGEKREAMYEEFETESKRMVEDLVRRAEEEDIRTTAGSIAEGKPHRAIRQYAEEQDIDCIVMGTHGRRGILYPLRRSVTEKVARRANVPVLMVRLGKDES, encoded by the coding sequence ATGTACGACCGAATTCTCATCCCCATCGACGGCAGCGATGCCGCGGAGAACGCGATTCCGTACGCGCTCGACCTCGCAAAGACCTACGACGCCAGCCTGTACACCGTCTCCGTTGTGGACGCGGAGGACGCCGATGACGAGGGAGAAAAGCGCGAGGCGATGTACGAGGAGTTCGAGACGGAATCGAAACGGATGGTCGAGGACTTGGTTCGTCGTGCGGAAGAGGAGGATATTCGGACGACGGCGGGGTCCATCGCGGAGGGAAAACCACACCGTGCGATTCGCCAGTACGCCGAGGAGCAGGACATCGACTGCATCGTGATGGGAACGCACGGGCGGCGGGGAATTCTGTATCCGCTTCGTCGAAGCGTCACTGAAAAGGTCGCACGTCGGGCGAACGTGCCCGTGTTGATGGTCCGATTGGGAAAAGACGAGAGTTGA
- a CDS encoding DUF6149 family protein produces MKIHQNARHFASKKALELPVVRDVTKAGLVRMHTGIFLEKADPEHREERKERLDAFFDATMDSYLAALQAGAPEEEAREITHIQSNFDFYNHGWTEMMEFPSDELEEHYERYETFFSNHDITIADPLGDFAPDEMPEAPSTPEKLDDPVHPHAEGGFADDVYVEGDDGEIRVGGFDEPEDVDISDAVGVDEGEA; encoded by the coding sequence ATGAAAATCCACCAGAACGCGCGACACTTCGCGTCGAAGAAGGCACTCGAACTGCCGGTCGTCAGGGACGTAACGAAGGCCGGATTGGTGAGAATGCACACCGGAATCTTTCTGGAGAAGGCCGACCCGGAGCACCGGGAGGAGCGGAAGGAACGTTTGGACGCGTTCTTCGATGCGACGATGGATTCGTATCTCGCCGCGCTCCAAGCGGGCGCGCCGGAGGAGGAAGCCCGCGAAATCACGCACATCCAGTCCAACTTCGACTTCTACAATCACGGCTGGACGGAGATGATGGAGTTCCCGAGCGACGAACTGGAGGAACATTACGAGCGCTACGAGACGTTCTTCTCGAACCACGACATCACCATCGCCGACCCGCTCGGCGACTTCGCGCCCGACGAGATGCCGGAAGCGCCATCGACGCCCGAAAAACTGGACGATCCGGTCCACCCGCACGCGGAGGGCGGCTTTGCCGACGACGTGTACGTCGAAGGTGACGACGGCGAGATTCGCGTGGGCGGGTTCGACGAACCCGAGGACGTGGACATCTCGGACGCGGTCGGCGTGGACGAGGGCGAAGCCTGA
- a CDS encoding NAD(P)/FAD-dependent oxidoreductase yields the protein MTESYVIIGDGIAGSSAAETIREEKPDADIAVITDEGEALYNRILIKEFAKGKLPEAPISIHEPDWYDERDIDLELNTFVTDIDPDAHEVHTHASGTYDYDKLLVATGGTPTQLPVDNSDADGIHHFWTFQDARRIAEHAEAADTGTVIGAGLLGIDLAAICAAQDVDAKYIMRGNRWWRYGLSLDGAEIIHDALEEKGLDIVLESGVNGFKTDDDGNVVATIDADDNEYESDFVGVAIGLNFNTEYLQGSGVETDNGVVVDQFMQTSVDDIYAAGDITRFYDTILDEYAQNGSWGSAKEQGVVAAKNMVADDEAEEFRWVSSYSITHFDFPFLSFGFPTLGDDECERKYSDTEWRRLSFKDGKLVGGVLIGDLAPQGKYKDLIRNEVECADQKEVLLEKQFDPEKLAQPQEQ from the coding sequence ATGACCGAATCGTACGTGATTATCGGGGATGGTATCGCGGGTAGTTCCGCGGCCGAAACCATCCGTGAAGAGAAGCCAGACGCCGACATCGCAGTCATCACCGACGAAGGTGAAGCGCTGTACAACCGCATTCTCATCAAGGAGTTCGCCAAAGGAAAACTTCCGGAAGCGCCGATCTCCATTCACGAACCCGACTGGTACGACGAGCGCGACATCGACCTCGAACTGAACACGTTCGTCACCGATATCGACCCGGACGCGCACGAGGTCCACACGCACGCGAGCGGGACGTACGACTACGACAAACTGCTCGTCGCCACCGGCGGGACGCCGACACAGCTCCCCGTCGATAACAGCGACGCGGACGGCATCCACCACTTCTGGACGTTCCAGGACGCCCGGCGCATCGCCGAACACGCGGAAGCGGCGGACACCGGAACCGTCATCGGTGCGGGACTGCTCGGCATCGACCTCGCCGCCATCTGCGCCGCACAGGACGTGGACGCCAAGTACATCATGCGCGGTAACCGCTGGTGGCGCTACGGCCTGAGCCTCGACGGCGCGGAGATCATCCACGACGCACTCGAAGAGAAGGGCCTCGATATCGTCCTCGAAAGCGGCGTCAACGGCTTCAAGACCGACGACGACGGCAACGTCGTCGCCACCATCGACGCGGACGACAACGAGTACGAGAGCGACTTCGTCGGCGTCGCCATCGGTCTGAACTTCAACACGGAGTACCTACAGGGCAGCGGCGTCGAGACGGACAACGGTGTCGTCGTCGACCAGTTCATGCAGACGAGCGTGGACGACATCTACGCAGCGGGGGACATCACACGGTTCTACGACACGATTCTGGACGAGTACGCCCAGAACGGATCGTGGGGCAGCGCGAAGGAACAGGGTGTCGTCGCCGCAAAGAACATGGTGGCCGACGACGAGGCCGAGGAGTTCCGCTGGGTCTCCTCGTACTCCATCACTCACTTCGACTTCCCGTTCCTCTCCTTCGGGTTCCCGACGCTGGGCGACGACGAGTGCGAACGGAAGTACAGCGACACCGAGTGGCGGCGTCTCTCGTTCAAGGACGGCAAACTCGTCGGCGGCGTCCTGATCGGCGACCTCGCCCCGCAGGGCAAGTACAAAGACCTCATCCGCAACGAAGTCGAGTGTGCGGACCAGAAGGAGGTCCTCCTCGAAAAGCAGTTCGACCCCGAGAAGCTCGCACAGCCACAGGAACAGTAA
- a CDS encoding GNAT family N-acetyltransferase gives MPGPIFTEGHSVSLHPIEKGDHEFVQYGRNHDGIRVPFSSVAIETSDDISELLDDDEYRLLICRTGDDPEPVGVVGFGWVAEETKIGWLLYWVIPEHHGNGYATEATTLFLDYAFRECGFHKVNAEVNASNAASAAVLENLGFEREGIDRQESFVDGNWMDQYKYGLLADEWLDE, from the coding sequence ATGCCTGGACCGATTTTCACGGAGGGACACAGCGTTTCACTCCACCCCATCGAGAAAGGGGATCACGAGTTCGTACAGTACGGCCGCAACCACGACGGAATTCGGGTGCCGTTTTCCAGCGTCGCCATCGAAACGAGCGACGACATCTCGGAGTTGCTCGACGACGACGAGTACCGACTGCTCATCTGTCGAACCGGCGACGATCCTGAACCGGTCGGCGTCGTCGGGTTCGGGTGGGTCGCGGAGGAGACGAAAATCGGCTGGTTGCTGTACTGGGTGATCCCCGAACACCACGGCAACGGCTACGCCACGGAGGCGACGACGCTCTTTCTGGACTACGCGTTCCGGGAGTGTGGCTTCCACAAAGTCAATGCCGAAGTGAACGCGTCGAACGCCGCGTCCGCGGCGGTGTTGGAAAACCTCGGGTTCGAGCGCGAGGGAATCGACCGACAGGAGAGCTTCGTGGACGGGAACTGGATGGATCAGTACAAGTACGGTCTGCTCGCCGACGAGTGGCTGGACGAGTGA
- a CDS encoding DUF5815 family protein — MAEPRVPGGNGATLELPCGETVATGRLDMGMREYDCDCGESHAVVMDVHPPSRFVPEFLVDILRETIDTTDENVEFGTLHIMGVVMEEFPEDVASEDVADNPDLGYSMVWVTDFDSRRLHEIVVELIVELMEHAISHAEDDEAMSQFEADMLNFDVPTFVDQYRAERDFSGPHDRPA, encoded by the coding sequence ATGGCAGAACCGCGCGTCCCGGGAGGGAACGGTGCGACGCTCGAACTCCCCTGTGGCGAGACGGTAGCGACCGGACGACTCGACATGGGGATGCGCGAGTACGACTGTGACTGTGGCGAATCGCACGCGGTCGTCATGGACGTGCACCCGCCGTCACGCTTCGTTCCCGAATTTCTCGTGGACATCCTCCGCGAAACCATCGATACGACCGACGAGAACGTCGAGTTCGGCACGCTTCACATCATGGGCGTCGTCATGGAGGAGTTCCCCGAGGACGTCGCCAGCGAGGACGTGGCCGACAATCCCGACCTCGGCTATTCGATGGTCTGGGTGACGGACTTCGACTCCCGACGGCTCCACGAAATCGTCGTCGAACTCATCGTCGAACTGATGGAACACGCCATCAGCCACGCCGAGGACGACGAGGCGATGAGCCAGTTCGAAGCGGACATGCTGAACTTCGACGTGCCGACCTTCGTCGATCAGTATCGAGCCGAACGGGACTTCTCCGGCCCACACGACCGCCCCGCGTGA
- a CDS encoding Vms1/Ankzf1 family peptidyl-tRNA hydrolase gives MLDELLGRAELKERIDELEDENHHLERRAQAEEERRSEAVTERQNAEEQINRLESRIVELEDRVERLGDDEESVEFRGTESLHGKRLDEVLARLERIETEPEGALTAMVIDDLPETVRDAFGDHAPLVARAAPCLALTDDAGLVSAALSPPNPPEEFVSWTDSFDFDSAWFRPEGRFTFALVRSDLFAIAEYDGRERLSVSGFESDVKGDHSKGGFSQARFERIREGQIDDHLDRCREKIDSRDADRLYVVGQRTLLAEFRDVADRTKPVDATGKPKEALDDAFYEFWTTRLFRI, from the coding sequence ATGCTGGACGAGTTGCTCGGGCGCGCCGAGTTGAAAGAGCGAATCGACGAACTCGAAGACGAGAACCATCATCTCGAACGACGAGCACAAGCCGAGGAGGAACGCCGCTCCGAGGCCGTGACGGAGCGTCAGAACGCCGAGGAGCAGATCAATCGCCTCGAAAGCCGTATCGTCGAACTCGAAGACAGGGTCGAACGGCTAGGGGACGACGAGGAGTCAGTGGAGTTTCGAGGCACCGAGTCGCTTCACGGGAAGCGACTGGACGAGGTGCTGGCCCGTCTCGAACGTATCGAGACGGAACCCGAAGGGGCGCTGACCGCGATGGTGATCGACGACCTGCCGGAGACGGTCCGCGACGCGTTCGGCGACCACGCGCCGCTCGTCGCCCGCGCCGCGCCGTGTTTGGCGCTGACCGACGACGCGGGACTGGTCAGCGCGGCGCTCTCCCCGCCGAATCCCCCGGAGGAGTTCGTCTCGTGGACCGATTCGTTCGATTTCGATTCGGCGTGGTTCCGCCCGGAGGGACGCTTTACCTTCGCGCTCGTCCGCTCCGACCTGTTCGCCATCGCGGAGTACGACGGTCGGGAGCGACTATCGGTTTCGGGCTTCGAAAGCGACGTGAAGGGCGACCACTCGAAAGGCGGCTTCTCGCAGGCCCGGTTCGAGCGGATTCGGGAGGGACAGATCGACGACCATCTCGACCGCTGTCGGGAGAAAATCGACTCGCGCGACGCGGACCGACTGTACGTCGTCGGCCAGCGGACGCTCCTCGCGGAGTTCCGCGACGTCGCCGACCGAACGAAACCGGTCGACGCGACCGGAAAACCGAAAGAGGCGCTGGACGACGCGTTCTACGAATTCTGGACGACGCGGCTGTTTCGGATCTAA
- a CDS encoding homoserine kinase: MVTVRAPATSANLGCGFDVFGLALERPADIVRVERAEETTIEVTGVGRQYIPEEPAKNTAGVVAQELGAPAHIRINKGVRPSSGLGSSAASAAAAAVALNELYDCGLTRKELVRVAAEGEAAVSGEAHADNVAPSILGGFTIVTEDEITQVDASIPVVACLPETVVSTRDARRVVPQSVEVDELVSTVGNAATLTAGMFRDDPELVGKGLEDGSVTGSRAALIDGFDEVRTAALDAGATGVAVSGAGPSVLAVCHDGKRNAIASAMLDAFYDEGVEARAYPTAVGGGATIEG; the protein is encoded by the coding sequence ATGGTCACAGTGCGGGCACCGGCCACGAGTGCCAATCTCGGGTGTGGGTTCGATGTGTTCGGGTTGGCGTTGGAACGACCCGCGGATATCGTGCGGGTCGAACGCGCCGAGGAGACGACGATAGAGGTAACGGGTGTCGGGCGGCAGTACATCCCCGAAGAACCGGCGAAGAACACGGCGGGCGTCGTCGCCCAGGAACTCGGCGCGCCCGCACACATTCGGATCAACAAAGGGGTCCGACCCTCGTCGGGACTCGGGTCGTCGGCCGCCAGCGCCGCCGCCGCCGCCGTCGCGCTGAACGAACTGTACGACTGCGGTCTCACGCGAAAGGAACTCGTTCGCGTCGCGGCGGAGGGGGAAGCGGCCGTCTCGGGCGAAGCCCACGCGGACAACGTCGCACCCTCGATTCTCGGCGGATTCACGATCGTTACGGAGGACGAAATCACGCAGGTGGACGCGTCGATTCCGGTCGTCGCCTGCCTGCCGGAAACCGTCGTCTCGACGCGGGACGCGAGGCGTGTCGTCCCCCAATCGGTCGAAGTCGACGAACTCGTCAGCACCGTGGGCAACGCCGCGACGCTGACCGCCGGGATGTTCCGCGACGACCCGGAACTGGTCGGGAAGGGACTCGAAGACGGGTCGGTCACGGGGTCGCGGGCGGCGCTCATCGACGGGTTCGACGAGGTCCGAACCGCCGCACTCGACGCGGGTGCGACCGGTGTCGCCGTGAGCGGGGCCGGACCGAGCGTCCTCGCCGTCTGTCACGACGGGAAACGGAACGCCATCGCGAGCGCGATGCTCGACGCCTTCTACGACGAGGGCGTCGAGGCCCGTGCGTATCCGACCGCGGTCGGTGGCGGCGCGACGATAGAAGGATGA
- a CDS encoding DUF1611 domain-containing protein: MQVAILAHEKFPGRAKTAVGILRYADYDVAAVLDRDHPGERVNDHVPDVQDAPIVAGMDDVPEVDALIIGIAPIGGGFDESWRSDVTTALSRGCDVISGLHYFLEDDEEFARLAAANDCELWDVRKPHDDLTVSQGIAKDVDAEIILTVGTDCSVGKMTATLELVQAARDRGVNAGFVPTGQTGIMIDGGGNPIDRVVSDFTAGAVEETILERADEYDYLFVEGQGSIVHPAYSAVTCGILHGSMPDKLVLCHEAGKEAIHGYESVSLPPISEYVSLYEGLARPVHETEIVAGAINTSGIADDGDARAAVAEYGSELDAPAADLVRFDADAVLEEIL, from the coding sequence ATGCAGGTTGCGATACTGGCGCACGAAAAGTTCCCCGGTCGCGCGAAAACGGCGGTCGGAATTCTACGATATGCGGACTACGATGTTGCAGCGGTGCTCGACCGAGACCACCCCGGCGAACGCGTCAACGACCACGTTCCCGACGTACAGGACGCGCCCATCGTCGCCGGAATGGACGACGTGCCGGAGGTGGACGCGCTCATCATCGGCATCGCGCCCATCGGCGGCGGATTCGACGAGTCGTGGCGGTCGGACGTGACGACCGCGCTCTCCCGCGGTTGTGACGTAATCTCCGGACTCCACTACTTCCTCGAAGACGACGAGGAGTTCGCCCGACTCGCCGCGGCGAACGACTGTGAACTCTGGGACGTTCGAAAACCACACGACGACCTCACCGTCAGCCAAGGCATCGCGAAGGACGTGGACGCCGAAATCATCCTCACGGTCGGCACGGACTGCTCGGTCGGCAAGATGACCGCGACGCTTGAACTCGTGCAGGCGGCCCGCGACCGCGGCGTGAACGCCGGATTCGTCCCGACGGGACAGACCGGCATCATGATCGACGGCGGCGGCAACCCCATCGACCGCGTGGTGAGCGACTTCACCGCGGGCGCGGTCGAGGAGACGATTTTGGAACGCGCCGACGAGTACGACTACCTGTTCGTGGAGGGCCAGGGGAGCATCGTCCATCCGGCCTACTCCGCGGTGACGTGCGGAATCCTCCACGGGTCGATGCCCGACAAACTCGTCCTCTGCCACGAGGCGGGCAAGGAGGCCATTCACGGCTACGAATCCGTCTCCCTGCCGCCGATTTCCGAGTACGTCTCGCTCTACGAGGGACTCGCCCGACCGGTCCACGAAACAGAAATCGTCGCCGGAGCCATCAACACCTCCGGAATCGCGGACGACGGGGACGCCCGCGCGGCCGTCGCGGAGTACGGGTCCGAACTCGACGCACCCGCGGCCGACCTCGTCCGTTTCGACGCGGACGCGGTACTGGAGGAAATTCTATGA
- a CDS encoding M14 family metallopeptidase: protein MRVQTLGAGTPDLAVVACLHGNERCGKTAVERVLAEKPSFSRAVRFVLANEEAIAENVRFIDEDLNRAFPGDPNGKTHESRLAAELLPELDGCGVLDLHSTESQPEPFALVTRLNDRTKRLARATGVGRVVDISYLAGGLIDYVDGVAVECGYRGSERAERNAERVLRNFLGEMDALDTLSDAGSPELYRVFDAVEGANYEFVGENFVRVADGEVFARREDDRANELRADRPFYPVLMSTDGYDEMVGFRAERVGKLSE, encoded by the coding sequence ATGCGCGTCCAGACCCTCGGTGCCGGGACCCCTGACCTCGCCGTCGTCGCCTGCCTGCACGGCAACGAACGCTGCGGAAAGACGGCCGTCGAGCGCGTGCTGGCGGAGAAACCCTCTTTCTCCCGCGCGGTTCGCTTCGTCCTCGCAAACGAGGAGGCCATCGCGGAGAACGTCCGATTCATCGACGAGGATTTGAACCGTGCCTTTCCGGGAGACCCGAACGGGAAAACACACGAATCCCGGCTCGCGGCGGAACTCCTGCCGGAACTCGACGGCTGTGGCGTCCTCGACTTACACTCGACGGAATCACAACCCGAGCCGTTCGCGCTCGTCACGCGGCTGAACGACCGAACGAAACGGCTGGCGCGGGCGACCGGCGTAGGGCGCGTCGTGGACATCAGCTACCTCGCTGGCGGCCTCATCGACTACGTCGACGGCGTGGCAGTCGAGTGCGGGTACCGGGGAAGCGAACGAGCGGAGCGAAACGCCGAGCGCGTCCTCCGGAACTTCCTCGGCGAGATGGACGCACTGGATACCCTTTCGGACGCCGGCTCCCCCGAACTGTACCGGGTGTTCGACGCCGTGGAGGGCGCGAACTACGAGTTCGTCGGCGAGAACTTCGTCCGCGTCGCGGACGGAGAGGTGTTCGCCCGAAGAGAGGACGACCGGGCCAACGAACTCCGCGCCGACCGGCCGTTCTATCCCGTCCTGATGTCCACCGACGGTTACGACGAGATGGTCGGGTTTCGAGCCGAACGGGTCGGAAAACTGAGCGAGTAA
- a CDS encoding DJ-1/PfpI family protein has product MEIAIVLFEGFDELDAIGPYEVFENAGDAGSDLTVSLCTLAETERITASHGLRVEPDATLDDRSPDLIVVPGGGWNDRSEAGARTEAERGDLPDALATHHERGTMIAAVCTGGMLLSSAGLLDGRPAVTHAGALPDLRNSAAHVVDARVVDDGDILTAGGVTSGIDLAFHIVEREFGTEIVRTVAEEMEYDPSDDVHTTGGR; this is encoded by the coding sequence ATGGAAATCGCTATCGTCCTCTTCGAGGGATTCGACGAGTTGGACGCCATCGGCCCGTACGAAGTGTTCGAGAACGCGGGCGATGCCGGTTCGGACCTCACGGTCTCGCTCTGTACGCTCGCGGAAACGGAACGAATCACGGCGAGCCACGGTCTCCGTGTCGAACCCGACGCGACGCTCGACGACCGCTCACCCGACCTCATCGTCGTTCCGGGCGGTGGATGGAACGACCGGAGCGAGGCGGGAGCGCGGACGGAAGCGGAACGAGGCGACCTTCCCGACGCTTTGGCGACGCACCACGAACGGGGAACGATGATCGCCGCGGTCTGCACCGGCGGAATGTTGCTCTCCAGTGCGGGACTTCTCGACGGTCGTCCCGCAGTCACCCACGCCGGGGCACTCCCCGACCTCCGGAACTCAGCGGCACACGTCGTCGACGCACGCGTCGTCGACGACGGCGATATCCTGACCGCTGGCGGTGTCACGTCGGGTATCGACCTCGCGTTCCACATCGTCGAGCGCGAGTTCGGGACCGAAATCGTTCGCACCGTCGCCGAAGAGATGGAGTACGACCCGAGCGACGACGTTCACACGACAGGTGGTCGGTGA